The genomic region AAATAACATTTAAGCACCGGGTTCGGATTATTTTTGGCACGGATGAAGAATCAGGGAGCCAAGATATTCCGGTGTATCTACAACAAGAAGCAGCGCCGTACGCCGGTTTTACGCCAGATTGCAAGTTTCCGGCCGTTTACGGGGAACGTGGTTTGTTAGACGTTCAGTTATCGTTGCCGATTACAGATGGCTCTGAGCCCCAAATCACGGCGATTGACGGGCAGTTTGCCAAAAGTTATTTACCGGATCACGCTCGCCTACTTTTAGCGGATGGGACGGTCAAAACTTATCAAGGCAAAAAGGCGCCAAGTAACGCACCTGAAATGGCGGATAATGTGCTACCGAAATTAGTGGCAGATGCCAGCCAATTGAGGGGCCAGACCGGCCAATTCTATCAGTGGCTCAATGCTAAAATTGGTAATCAATCAACTGGGGAAAACTTGGGAATTAATTTTGAAGATGCGGCCTCGGGTGCTTTGCAGCTAGCCTTTTATGGGTTGTCAATTGAGGCACAACAGTTGAGTTGTCATTTAACGTGTCGTTATCCGATTTCGGTGACTGAAGAACAATTGTTAGCCGGCATCGAAGCGGCGTTGTTACCGGGGATGACGGTGACGGTTAAGCGGCGGTATCCATCGCAAGTCACTGATCCACAATTACCATTTATTCAACAGTTATCGGCGATTTATGCGGCTGATACAGGTTTAGATGGTACACCGGTGACGACAACCGCCCGCGCTTTGCCGAATATCATCGCGTTTGGGCCTTCTTTCCCAGGACAAAAGGGTATCGCGCATAAGGGTGATGAATGGCTCCAATTCAGCGATTGGCAAATGATGATGCAAATTTATTACGATAGTTTGTTAGTTGTTGGGACACAGGATTAGAACAAATCAAAAAGGCCAGGACAAATTGTCCTGACCTTTTTAATTTGTTTAGCGACTTGCTAATGCGCCCATTGGATCCCATGGTGCGAGAACGGTTGGGTGATCGTATTCTTCTTTTTCAATCCGTTGCATTTCTGGTGTTAAGAAGCGTTTGTTGATAACGATTTGGTAGACGAATTCGTCAAACCAGCTGTCGCTCATGACGAAGTAGCCCTTAGTACCGACTTTATCGCCCCATGAGTTTTCAACCTTCCATTTCGTTGGTTGACCATCAACGATGTCAACGCCA from Latilactobacillus sakei subsp. sakei DSM 20017 = JCM 1157 harbors:
- a CDS encoding Sapep family Mn(2+)-dependent dipeptidase; translation: MKAIRADFKALFEQYEAEFLADLKAVLRVPSVRGVKTYQAPFGIGPKRALETVLSIATRMGFRTGQVGDCVGWAEYGPDESQAPTYFGILGHLDVVDVENDWHYPPFDLTQVDNFLYGRGVLDNKGPLLSTLFALYLIKTQKITFKHRVRIIFGTDEESGSQDIPVYLQQEAAPYAGFTPDCKFPAVYGERGLLDVQLSLPITDGSEPQITAIDGQFAKSYLPDHARLLLADGTVKTYQGKKAPSNAPEMADNVLPKLVADASQLRGQTGQFYQWLNAKIGNQSTGENLGINFEDAASGALQLAFYGLSIEAQQLSCHLTCRYPISVTEEQLLAGIEAALLPGMTVTVKRRYPSQVTDPQLPFIQQLSAIYAADTGLDGTPVTTTARALPNIIAFGPSFPGQKGIAHKGDEWLQFSDWQMMMQIYYDSLLVVGTQD